AGTTATGCTCACTTGCTCAGTCATTATTTAGCTAGCTTTCTATTGAAGAAtaacaataatcaaatatcGAAAATGCTATTTCTCTGTTGGATCAAAGGATTTCAGCTTCAAGATAATGACAATTGACACATTTCACCattcttgatctctctttgGTTATATCTACTCTAATTTACATCAATTTACTTACTTTGAACTGCCTCACTTTCAAAGACATGAACCAAATTACAGAAACGGCGATGCAACTATAAAATTTGGAATACATGTGGAATTTGGAATGAGATTATTcgtttttatttcattttcttgaaataaaACACTATATGCCAAAATCAAACGTGGGACCTCCTTATGACACGTGGAATTTATGTGATTCAGACAAAAGTAATCCTAGAAGTCTCTGCCATTAGAACCAATCTCAAGAGATAAGGAAACttcacaaccaaaaacaagaacaacagACACATAGAGATGAGCCGGTGCGGCTCTCTTGGGCTCTATGCCCCAAATGCTTTGCCATCTCTCTCCTTGAAGCCACGCAGTGTCAAATCTCCTTTCTGTATTACATCTCACACCAAACCCAACGACACTCTTCTTCATGTAAGACTTCTCTACCTTAGCTAAGTGTACAACCAATCAACATGAATCTGCAGAAaactctctgcttcttcaccGTGACTTATTATTGTTCACTGCAGAATGTTAACAAGATGAGAGCAAAGGCCTGTGATATACTTGGAGCAAAGAAGACAATCTTGGCAGCTCAACTCGGGGCAGTTCTTGCCACGGTAAGAACATACGAGACCTTTATTCACTATCGAAACTATGAGACAACAGTGGTCAGTAATCGAAAATCGTTAGTTTTTCAGATTGACCATCCAGCCTTAGCAATAACAGGAGTTAACAACCAGCAGGAATTGAGCAGTGTTGTGCTCGATATCGGGATCATATCCGTTTGGTACTTCCTAGTAATGCCAGTAAGTTTGAGGACACATACATTgtattttcaaagatttagATGATTCATGATTATGAGTGTGGAGcttatatattatactatGGTTTGTGTTAGCCAATCATCATGAACTGGCTAAGAGTAAGATGGTACAGAAGGAAGTTCTTCGAGATGTATTTACAGTTCATGTTCGTCTTCATGTTCTTCCCCGGGTAAGCAAGATCACACCATCTCATTTGCATCAATGCTTACTTACTCTCTTACTCTCTAGTCTTTATCAAGATTATCATTTTGCAGGCTACTGTTATGGGCACCATTTCTCAACTTCAGGAAGTTCCCAAGAGATCCTAATATGAAGAATCCTTGGGACAAACCAACAGACCCAGACTCTATAAAGAACGTTTACCTCAAATACCCATATGCGACGCCAGAAGATTACGATCTCGATTAACAGATAGATCCACAAGTCTGTTTCATATCTTGAGACTGTATGTATATACTCTGCATTCACATGAACACAATGTAATGGCTTGTGCATACACTTATGTTCAAgagaaatccaaatcaaacATGTAATAAACAGAAATAACTTTATTGTCATcagggaaaaaagaagaaatataaattatctcagaaacaaattaaacagtctaaaaaaaaccttcaacAACTTTGAACAGACTCTGTGATTATAAAAACGAAAACTCTCATTATTCTCTTCACCTCCATAACCCCTAAGTTCTGGTCAAGatgttcaaaattttgtatcttGGAGAGTAAAAGGCTTTAACTTTTAAGTAATTCTCTACACCGATGATATTAAGAGTTACCTCTCTATATCATCCTCAGgtttttgattgtttcttttctcttacttCTTCAAAGCTGTGGAGATAACCTCAGTGTATTTGTTGATGTATTCATGCAGCTCCAATGAGTCCACCAGGTTCTTCAGCTCGTTTGTAACCTCCGGGTTGGAAGATAGAACAGCTGCAGCAGCGGCTCCTGCAGCAGCTAGAAACACTAAAGTAATGGCTGTTCCTTTGAGGCAGCCACTTCCACGGGAGAGTCTCCCCGAGATCGTTTTGCAAGACTTGTCAGCTTCTTTGTAAAGAGAAGCATTGGCTCCTCCCTCAGTGATGACCTCCTCGTTCTAAAACATCACAGGGAAATATCGGAGATTAAATTTACAAGAGACTGGAGGGTGAAATTAAAGCTTAGAAATTGTGGAGGCTCTTACCTTTAGCCTGAAGCTTTTCATAGTTCGGTTGAGAGTGAGAGCATCATTCGGTGATGATGATAGTTTGACCGAATGCTCTTTCCATTCTTCAACAAGCTTTTTAAGAACAGCAACACTAGCTTCCAGATTCTCCTTGTAGAGATTGTCCCAGTGCTTGCAGCAATCAAAGTTTTGGGTCACAGACCAGATAGCAATTGCTGTAGCTTCCTTGGCTAAAACAGGATTTCCTGTAACAACGATAACATTAAAACTCTAATCTAGCGGAGCTGAGGGAAGCAGAAAACTAAGGGAATCAAGATTGTTAATAGTACCTTCTCCAGCTAATTTCAGAGCAAAAGTGAATATCTGTTGTGTGACTTGTTTCATCGCCTTGCTTCCTGGTGCACCAGCAAGAGCCACTTCTTTCAGCAAGGGATATATTGCCTCAAACCTCTCTGTAGCCTGTGTGCAACGAAGATCATGCTTGtgagaatcaacaaaatgaatCAAGGTTTCGTTTTACAAAATTCCAGCAATACGACTTACCTTTACTCTTGCAGATGATGCAGGGAATGTAAGCCGCAACAAGATCTCAAATGAAGGAGGTGGAATCAAACGCTCTCCCTTCCTAACAGCTCCATTTACAAGTATGGTACGAGCCTTTGGATTCGTCAAAATTCTGATAAGAAAATTGCATATAAACAAGATTAGATGACTGACTACAAACACAGCAAGAATAAGACCACAAGAAGTTTTTTACTCACTTCTCAACCAACTGCAGGATGAGATCCCTTGACTGAGGGTTACAGTTCTTATTACCGACAACAGGTAACAAGTTGTGAGCCCATGAATACAAGCCTACAGCTATATCACCTTGGGAGGCCTGTCCACATTTTAcagttttacaaaaattagaataaagATCACAGAAAACACAAATCTTGACACAATTAATACtcatttacaaaacaaatcacacaaacCTGAGCCATCATCCAAACTGTAACCGGAAGCTTATCCTGACCCTGATACTTAGGATTCTCCCTCAGAGTTGGCAATACATTAGTCAAAGCATCAGGCTTCCTACGCAATACCATCGCTAATGCAACAAATATTGCCACCTATACGAATGTACAATAATGGACTTAGTAATCGAAAGGTAATAACATTGATAATCAAAGATCAGAGTTTAGAGATCGAGAAAGGTTTTCCAAATCACCTGAGATTTGGAAGTAGTTTGTTGACCACCCTTCTTCCCACCTTTAGCACCACCTTGTTGTGCTGCTAAATCTGTGAGAATACAATCAAAAGCCCACAACACAAAGGCTCCAAGTGCCTCAATTGGACGATGGTTGATCCAATCAACTGATGTCTTATACACTGGTTCCGGAATATGAGCTAACGGAACctattcataaacaaaaacgatCTCACCTTTatcaaaacctaaacctaGAATCCAATTCCAAAACCTCAAACAATGttaaaaacacaaactcaCTTCAATCAGCTTAGACAAAGGAGACTCTTTAAACATCTTCACCCATGGAAATTGCACAGATGAGACTCCAGAAAGTGCTCTCCCAAAGTAATCAGCAAATCTCATTAGCTGAATCTCAGGCTGACTCGCATACGATTCCTATAAACCCAACATTGAAAAAACGAAACTTTAGATCACAATTCAGCTAAATCACAAAcaga
This sequence is a window from Arabidopsis thaliana chromosome 1 sequence. Protein-coding genes within it:
- the NdhL gene encoding inorganic carbon transport protein-like protein (CHLORORESPIRATORY REDUCTION 23 (CRR23); FUNCTIONS IN: oxidoreductase activity, acting on NADH or NADPH, quinone or similar compound as acceptor; INVOLVED IN: photosynthetic electron transport in photosystem I; LOCATED IN: NAD(P)H dehydrogenase complex (plastoquinone), thylakoid membrane; EXPRESSED IN: 21 plant structures; EXPRESSED DURING: 13 growth stages; CONTAINS InterPro DOMAIN/s: NAD(P)H-quinone oxidoreductase subunit L (InterPro:IPR019654); Has 242 Blast hits to 242 proteins in 68 species: Archae - 0; Bacteria - 134; Metazoa - 0; Fungi - 0; Plants - 23; Viruses - 0; Other Eukaryotes - 85 (source: NCBI BLink).), which translates into the protein MSRCGSLGLYAPNALPSLSLKPRSVKSPFCITSHTKPNDTLLHNVNKMRAKACDILGAKKTILAAQLGAVLATIDHPALAITGVNNQQELSSVVLDIGIISVWYFLVMPPIIMNWLRVRWYRRKFFEMYLQFMFVFMFFPGLLLWAPFLNFRKFPRDPNMKNPWDKPTDPDSIKNVYLKYPYATPEDYDLD
- a CDS encoding transmembrane protein (Protein of unknown function DUF2359, transmembrane) (Protein of unknown function DUF2359, transmembrane; FUNCTIONS IN: molecular_function unknown; LOCATED IN: endoplasmic reticulum, nucleus, plasma membrane, membrane; EXPRESSED IN: 27 plant structures; EXPRESSED DURING: 16 growth stages; CONTAINS InterPro DOMAIN/s: Protein of unknown function DUF2359, transmembrane (InterPro:IPR019308); BEST Arabidopsis thaliana protein match is: Protein of unknown function DUF2359, transmembrane (TAIR:AT1G23170.2); Has 190 Blast hits to 170 proteins in 35 species: Archae - 0; Bacteria - 0; Metazoa - 76; Fungi - 3; Plants - 111; Viruses - 0; Other Eukaryotes - 0 (source: NCBI BLink).): MDPIESVEYNGFETSNGNVDHGWKKVVYPKRHRKQKQADQATANGGKTVASNGTVANGGDNVFRSLEEQAEDRRRRILAAKMTAIDSDDDGVVRSKHRSNGYGDDGYDFDGSDDEIATLKVEEVKKPKPKKEKKPKVSLPEAASKIDPLNLEAFLVEASESYASQPEIQLMRFADYFGRALSGVSSVQFPWVKMFKESPLSKLIEVPLAHIPEPVYKTSVDWINHRPIEALGAFVLWAFDCILTDLAAQQGGAKGGKKGGQQTTSKSQVAIFVALAMVLRRKPDALTNVLPTLRENPKYQGQDKLPVTVWMMAQASQGDIAVGLYSWAHNLLPVVGNKNCNPQSRDLILQLVEKILTNPKARTILVNGAVRKGERLIPPPSFEILLRLTFPASSARVKATERFEAIYPLLKEVALAGAPGSKAMKQVTQQIFTFALKLAGEGNPVLAKEATAIAIWSVTQNFDCCKHWDNLYKENLEASVAVLKKLVEEWKEHSVKLSSSPNDALTLNRTMKSFRLKNEEVITEGGANASLYKEADKSCKTISGRLSRGSGCLKGTAITLVFLAAAGAAAAAVLSSNPEVTNELKNLVDSLELHEYINKYTEVISTALKK